From one Eleginops maclovinus isolate JMC-PN-2008 ecotype Puerto Natales chromosome 7, JC_Emac_rtc_rv5, whole genome shotgun sequence genomic stretch:
- the rpgra gene encoding uncharacterized protein DDB_G0290685, which yields MTGQDDVDIPEKGAIFTFGKSSFADNVPSTFWLKKDLPVHISCGWEHTAVTTENGRLLMFGGNTWGQLGIGFKPATGKPATVKALKSEKVKLVACGRDHTIVSTWQGSVYSAGRNQEGQLGLGHCDNTSSFLLLQPFCCYAPITQLSAGCNTSAALTEDGRLFMWGDNSQGQIGLGDEGFSAEPREVGVGEAVIWVSCGYHHSAFVTAEGDLFTFGESANGRLGLQGEQLANHRVPQRVQGILGNVTQVSCGGEHTVALTEENVYTFGRGQYGQLGHGTFLFEVDLPKPLEQFSNSSIKNVACGESHTAVITNSGLLYTFGNCRHGKLGLGEENLINHFSPALCTRFLKNKVLLVSCGGNHMLVIAAPRPPESQVLPEENVKITDTFLELNYRETLLLDTLIDPNLIVPLSAISARARHRQKGISEEMFHNLPRLNSGFLNTSWQTSRNIPTPKTLSKDFTTPTSSPKPQSEVTISPPLSPRSPVISSKPSSPHSQSSNTSQNKSSASSSSTSKELPSPILSPEYLNKHNTSISPNSTPEKGLYKEATTKKALIEESPLAPNEPCSPTRPSSDVSNQPLSEEEEHPASQSTEGETMQRQMTIEDVEENLSEKRSHSDFLPKRDLKIGRPLIGTMEEAELFAKQFNVEEEHHFPEASATELLKGSLNKEVTPTKSLKNTPKKVVSKGKENITKQSIKIKSHEAQNQSSHFKSKLAAPRSPKIPLSAQKTLTEAPQRLTKRKANDGKNRNGKESITNKEDIKEDVVNLTEGKDITSISIQSESLLSLKKHEEIQRETTEVKPFEEEMQQETRRVKTTPSKDLVKVKSVLGKGQNKGLGLKSLPGKIQSKSARSSPVKSKGKVVKDELNTGKKMNSTSAGRQKIPEGDSAKVKDKKIAKESQIKTKPGGDDIRVRGADSEGNKKAKPSSKQIESSSPLLSQQDSATEVLCNPISPQSTQRTEVVSVSGAKSRHGPEPADGDLLVSGTHREVTQSPTEEKPKWGEIISTAASLLPAVGIAGAAMGVLSEAGTRVQGFQSNSTPPKSPSRAKQFTKQSAVMQPSFSTTMSRSSSNPQEESPQKDVQVRKNEAQKEESTLQGVVKSDGEDVSQTEGNNSGAEVETFQQVHEEDEETYKDHANEDGVHEEKNEDEDSGSDVENKKVEEEEGKQSESVSIENEEEQDNKTAEEDGEDTGCSIEEEDEGSEKSQVQEEEEEEEESSEDADGEGSDFEESVASEEVEGSESEESRSSESKEEEPRGDTSESASEEEDNEVDEDEEEEEESEEQKDSNESEDDEKDSEEGQETGKSEEEESEKQDDASGEEEEENEEEQDEKSDGKDEVTEEKEDDDSEEEEEKGSDSEGSEEVTEQEDEGKEEEEESKDEVTEDQEEEGEEEEEQESKNEVTEDQEEEEEKQESKEEVAEEEEEGEEAEEEEEQSKGEVTEDQEEEEEDESKDEVTDDQEEEGEEEEEEESKGEVTEDDEEEEEEESKEEGEEEEKEESKEEVSGDEEEEGEEEEEDSKEEEEEEEEDSKEEEEEGEEEGEEGEEEEENSKEEEEEGEEEGEKEEEDSKEEEEDGEGEEEERKEEVTEEEEGEEEEEESKEEEEEEGESKEEVTEDEEEGEEEEENSKEEEEEGEEEGEKEEEDSKEEEEESEEEGEESKEEGEEEEEDSKEEEEDGEGEEEESKEEVTEEEEGEEEEEESKEDEEEDEEEEGEEEEEESKEEEEEEEESKEEVTEDEEEVEEEEEEEEEEEEESKEEVSEEKEEESDEEEEESKEEDTEEKEDDDSEEEEEGGEEEDERDSEGNEDEESEEEANEESEEDEESMEKGKGSNVKHSENPTSKEDEEEIDEEEEEEEEEEEEEEEEEEEKQVKASTTKSKQKLPPDRKDKQQIETPKPAPRRRKMSAAGEKK from the exons ATGACCGGACAGGACGATGTTGACATACCCG AAAAAGGAGCCATCTTTACATTTGGAAAGAGCAGTTTTGCTGACAACGTGCCTAGTACATTCTGGTTGAAGAAGGACCTGCCTGTGCACATATCCTGTGGCTGGGAGCACACTGCTGTAACCACAG AAAATGGCAGGCTGCTCATGTTTGGTGGTAATACTTGGGGCCAACTGGGGATTGGATTTAAGCCTGCTACAGGCAAACCTGCCACTGTGAAAG CCTTAAAGTCTGAGAAGGTGAAGCTTGTTGCTTGTGGGAGGGATCACACAATCGTCTCCACAT ggcAGGGAAGTGTGTACAGTGCTGGCAGAAACCAAGAGGGGCAGCTCGGTTTGGGCCACTGCGACAACACTTCATCCTTTCTCCTACTGCAGCCCTTCTGTTGCTACGCACCAATCACACAGCTTTCTGCAGGATGCAATACCTCAGCTGCCTTAACAG AGGACGGGAGGCTGTTCATGTGGGGAGACAATTCGCAGGGTCAGATTGGTCTGGGGGACGAGGGTTTTTCGGCAGAACCAAGAGAGGTGGGTGTCGGTGAGGCGGTGATCTGGGTCTCCTGTGGGTACCACCACTCAGCATTTGTCACAG CGGAAGGAGATCTCTTCACATTTGGTGAGAGCGCAAATGGAAGGCTTGGTCTCCAGGGGGAGCAGCTGGCCAATCACAGAGTCCCTCAGAGGGTGCAAGGGATTCTGGGTAATGTCACTCAGGTTTCTTGTGGAGGCGAGCACACCGTGGCACTCACAG AGGAAAACGTATACACGTTTGGCCGAGGTCAGTATGGTCAGCTGGGCCACGGGACATTTCTGTTTGAAGTTGATTTGCCAAAACCACTGGAGCAATTTTCTAACAGCAGCATCAAAAATGTCGCCTGTGGAGAAAGCCACACTGCTGTGATCACAA ACAGCGGGCTTCTCTACACGTTTGGTAATTGTCGGCATGGGAAACTGGGATTAGGGGAGGAGAACTTAATCAACCACTTCAGCCCGGCCCTCTGCACACGTTTCCTAAAGAACAAAGTTCTATTA GTGTCCTGCGGTGGAAACCACATGCTGGTAATTGCTGCACCCAGACCACCAGAGAGTCAAGTGTTGCCAGAGGAGAATGTGAAAATCACAGATACCTTTTTGGAGCTAAATTACCGAGAAACCCTGCTGCTCGACACTTTGATCGATCCTAATTTAATCGTCCCACTCTCAGCAATCTCTGCTCGAGCCCGCCACAGACAAAAA gGAATCTCTGAGGAGATGTTTCACAACCTCCCACGTCTAAATTCTGGTTTCCTCAACACCTCCTGGCAAACATCCAGAAATATTCCAACTCCCAAAACGCTCTCAAAGGACTTTACTACCCCTACATCATCCCCTAAACCACAATCAGAAGTGACAATAAgccccccactctcccctagATCTCCAGTGATCTCATCTAAACCATCCAGCCCACATTCTCAGTCATCAAACACCTCTCAGAATAAATCCTCTGCTTCCTCGAGTTCTACATCCAAAGAGTTGCCTTCTCCTATACTATCACcagagtatttaaataaacataacacatCAATATCTCCTAACAGTACACCAGAAAAAGGTCTTTATAAAGAGGCAACCACTAAAAAAGCCTTAATTGAAGAATCTCCTTTAGCACCTAATGAGCCCTGCAGCCCCACCAGACCGTCCAGTGATGTTTCCAATCAACCTCTCAGTGAGGAAGAAGAGCATCCTGCCTCGCAATCAACAG aGGGAGAAACTATGCAGAGGCAAATGACCATAGAAGATGTGGAGGAGAATCTGTCCGAGAAAAGATCTCACTCTGACTTTTTGCCAAAAAGG GACTTGAAGATCGGCAGGCCTCTTATAGGAACTATGGAAGAGGCAGAGTTGTTTGCCAAACAGTTCAATGTGGAGGAAGAACACCATTTTCCTGAGGCTTCAGCCACAGAGCTCCTGAAGGGCTCTTTAAACAAAGAAGTGACTCCGACGAAGAGTTTAAAAAACACTCCCAAAAAAGTTGTATCTAAAGGCAAAGAGAACATCACCAAGCAGTCCATTAAAATTAAAAGTCATGAAGCTCAAAATCAATCTTcccattttaaatcaaaattagCAGCACCCAGGAGTCCAAAAATTCCACTATCTGCCCAAAAGACATTGACTGAAGCACCCCAGAGACTGACTAAAAGGAAGGCAAATGACGGAAAAAATAGGAATGGGAAAGAAAGTATAACAAACAAAGAGGATATAAAAGAAGATGTGGTTAATTTAACAGAGGGAAAGGACATCACTAGCATTTCTATCCAAAGTGAAAGTTTGTTGTCcctaaaaaaacatgaagaaatccAGAGAGAAACAACTGAAGTGAAACCTTTTGAAGAAGAGATGCAACAGGAAACAAGGCGAGTCAAAACGACTCCATCAAAAGATTTGGTCAAGGTTAAATCTGTCCTTGGAAAAGGTCAAAACAAAGGACTTGGTTTAAAATCACTTCCAGGGaaaattcaaagtaaaagtgCAAGAAGTAGTCCCGTTAAAAGCAAAGGAAAGGTAGTGAAAGATGAGTTGAACACAGGTAAAAAAATGAATAGTACATCTGCAGGTAGGCAGAAGATACCTGAAGGTGACAGCGCTAAGgtaaaagacaaaaagataGCAAAAGAAtctcaaataaagacaaaaccaGGAGGAGATGACATCAGAGTGAGAGGTGCTGACTCTGAAGGTAATAAGAAGGCAAAGCCCAGTAGTAAGCAGATTGAATCATCCAGCCCGCTGTTATCACAGCAGGACTCAGCTACTGAAGTGCTATGTAACCCTATTTCCCCACAAAGCACTCAGAGAACAGAGGTGGTTTCCGTATCTGGAGCCAAATCCCGGCATGGCCCTGAACCTGCTGATGGGGATCTGCTTGTTTCtggaacacacagagaggtcaCTCAGAGCCCCACTGAAGAAAAGCCAAAGTGGGGGGAGATCATTAGTACCGCAGcttctcttcttcctgctgttGGAATAGCAGGTGCAGCTATGGGGGTCCTTAGTGAGGCAGGGACAAGAGTACAGGGTTTCCAGTCTAACTCTACACCACCCAAATCACCCAGCCGAGCCAAGCAATTCACAAAGCAGAGTGCCGTTATGCAACCTTCCTTTTCCACGACAATGTCACGTTCTTCTTCAAATCCACAAGAAGAAAGCCCACAGAAAGATGTTCAGGTCAGGAAGAATGAAGctcaaaaagaagaaagtacACTACAGGGGGTGGTGAAAAGTGACGGAGAAGACGTTTCACAAACTGAGGGCAATAACAGTGGTGCAGAAGTGGAAACTTTCCAGCAAGTACATGAAGAAGATGAGGAAACCTACAAGGATCATGCAAACGAAGACGGTGTAcatgaggaaaaaaatgaagatgaagataGTGGAAGtgatgtggaaaacaaaaaagtagaggaggaggagggtaaaCAAAGCGAGAGTGTTTCTATAGAGAATGAGGAAGAACAAGATAATAAAACTGCAGAGGAAGATGGGGAGGATACAGGCTGCAGCAtcgaggaagaggatgaaggaAGTGAGAAAAGTCAGGtccaagaggaggaggaggaggaggaagaaagcaGTGAGGATGCAGATGGAGAAGGTAGTGACTTTGAGGAAAGTGTGGCAtcagaggaggtggagggaagTGAAAGTGAAGAGTCCAGGAGCAGCGAGAGCAAGGAGGAAGAGCCCAGAGGTGACACTTCCGAGTCTGCCTCGGAAGAAGAAGACAATGAGGTTGACGAagacgaagaggaagaggaagaaagtgaGGAACAAAAAGATTCCAACGAAAGTGAGGATGATGAGAAAGACTCTGAAGAAGGTCAGGAAACAGGTaagagtgaagaagaggagagtgaAAAGCAGGATGATGCCAgtggtgaggaggaagaggaaaatgagGAAGAGCAAGATGAAAAGAGTGATGGAAAGGATGAGGTtacagaggagaaggaagatGACGacagcgaggaagaggaggaaaagggtAGTGACTCTGAGGGAAGTGAGGAAGTTACAGAACAGGAGGATGAGggtaaagaggaggaagaagagagtaAGGATGAGGTCACAGAGGATCAGGAAGAagagggtgaagaggaggaagaacaagagAGTAAAAATGAGGTCACAGAGgatcaggaagaagaggaggaaaaacaagagaGTAAAGAGGAGgttgcagaggaggaagaagagggtgaggaggcggaagaagaagaagaacagagtAAGGGGGAGGTTACAGAGgatcaggaagaagaggaggaagacgagagTAAGGATGAGGTCACAGATGATCAGGAAgaagagggtgaggaggaggaagaagaagagagtaAGGGGGAGGTTACAGAGGacgatgaagaagaggaggaagaagagagtaaagaagagggtgaggaagaggagaaagaagagagtAAGGAGGAGGTTTCAggggatgaggaagaagagggtgaagaggaggaagaagacagtaaagaggaggaagaagaggaggaagaagacagtaaagaggaggaagaagagggggaagaggagggggaagagggtgaggaggaggaagaaaacagtaaagaggaggaagaagagggtgaagaggagggtgaaaaggaggaagaagacagcaaagaggaggaagaagatggtgaaggggaggaagaagagcgcAAAGAGGAGGttacagaggaagaagagggtgaggaggaggaagaagaaagtaaagaggaggaggaggaggaaggagagagtaAAGAGGAGGTTacagaggatgaagaagagggggaagaggaggaagaaaacagtaaagaggaggaagaagagggtgaagaggagggtgaaaaggaggaagaagacagtaaagaggaggaagaagagagtgaagaggaaggagaagagagtaaagaggagggggaagaggaggaagaagacagcaaagaggaggaagaagatggtgaaggggaggaagaagagagcaAAGAGGAGGttacagaggaagaagagggtgaggaggaggaagaagaaagtaaggaggatgaggaagaggatgaggaagaggagggtgaagaggaggaagaagagagtaaagaggaggaggaggaggaagaagagagtaAAGAGGAGGTTacagaggatgaagaagaggtggaggaggaggaagaggaggaggaggaggaggaagaagaaagtaAGGAGGAGGTttcagaggaaaaggaagaagagagtgatgaggaagaagaagagagtaAGGAGGAGGAtacagaggagaaggaagatGACGacagcgaggaagaggaggaagggggtgaggaagaggatgagagAGATAGTGAGGGAAATGAGGATGAGGAGAGTGAGGAAGAAGCTAACGAAGAAagtgaggaagatgaggagagTATGGAAAAAGGAAAGGGTTCTAATGTCAAACATAGTGAAAATCCCACTAGCAAGGAGGACGAGGAAGAAatagatgaggaggaggaagaagaagaagaagaagaggaagaagaagaggaagaagaggaggagaaacaagtCAAAGCATCAACAACAAAGAGCAAACAGAAGCTGCCTCCTGACAGGAAAGACAAACAACAGATAGAAACTCCCAAACCAGCtccgaggaggaggaagatgagcgCTGCAGGGGAGAAGAAGTGA